Within Lolium rigidum isolate FL_2022 chromosome 5, APGP_CSIRO_Lrig_0.1, whole genome shotgun sequence, the genomic segment tccatcccactgtattaagcattggtgcatcgtagatggaatgcaacagttagcgtggatccaatctctccctagcaggacagcgtaagtgctcttgctatcgacaatgaagaacgtcgtagggatggttttccttcctacggtcagatccacgttcagaacaccttgtgcatcagatgcttggccgttgaaatcactcagtgtcacgttggtcttgatcagatccgagctagagcgtcccaaccgacgtagcatggagtatggcatgatgttgactgccgctccggtgtccaccagcatcctattgacaggctgcccattgatataacctcgtaagtacagggccttcaggtgtctgtaacttctttcacgtggcttctcaaagataacccaccgggcgtgccagaatgtgttggcgtccgaaacccaccggcgagctacggctggcaacacgaagagccgggaacaacctagggctgcggctggccctggtccctccgagcgacggcccgcaaagactcggcacgcacgtccgatgctggtgcaagggcgtgccacctgacctatacctggtcaggaaggtgatggatgtgcctcgcttagtttcctacatggcatgcacgtaaacattaaatacgagcctcgatcggctctcaggttgtcctgtgaatcggctcaaagagccgatccacccatgatccgtacgaggtgtacgaatatatggtggtcctgcttgatcaaaataaagctaaaacgacctactacgatttagggttttcaccacataatcggaacatcctactcgtgattgagctcggcggccacgcacggtgatcgtaaaccgaccctagacaaggcctaaaaaccaacacgaagttgatccccggaacatcctgtctagggctagcaaactacaccctacgcgccacctggatccttcaacccgtttgtaaggcctaactatgcagatattaaactaatccttgaagaacaaggagcaatcataacggatcggatctactaaataatgatcaagcggggtgccgcccttacacctaagataggtgtaagagcggctagacgcctaagggttgcacgacgacagcatatgatacgatgaacaatgctaaccctaacacgtctaagataactatgttgctcgccatcaacaaggcttcagcacaagcaacgcatgaacagcgaataaacatgtactgcctagatcgcaagatgcgatcgaggcagcatgatgcttacccggaagaaaccctcgagacaagggagttggcgatgcgcctagattggtttgtggtgaacgtgattgttgtttatctcgataaccctagatacatatttatagtccgtagactttctaacgtgggaataatcccaaccgtgcacgagtcaagttttatctaaccgacacgtatcctactatatttacagatacaagggcaaactgcccaatcttcgtgtataaggccggttcacgtatttcttctatgtatattcttcaagcccaatcttgatcgcggcccacctctgactcggtcaaattctggtgataacagctctaTGTCCGCCATCGTCCTAACCGTCGCTGTCGCGCCGGGGGCCAAGCCTGTCACGGTCGCGCCGCCAACATCCTCCAATCCCCACCAGGAGGATATCCCCACGGTCCCTGCGGGCGTGCCGCTGGTCGACCAGCCTCCGCGCTGTGATCCCCTCCCCGACGGCGGAGCAGCCACCCGCGCTGGAGCTCGAGCTTGTGCAGGGAGGCTCCCTtgctggcctcctcctccggcttCCTCCGCCTTGGCTCCATGGTCTGCAGAAAACGTGAGAGGCCCCATGGCGGCGGATGCTCTCGGCGGGGAGAGGAGAGACGGCGGGGCTTGGCGGGGGAGAGGAGAGGCGTCGGGCTTGGCGGGGGACAGGAGCGGCGGCGGGGCTCGGCGAGCGAGAGGAGCAGTGGCGGCGGCGCTCGGTGGACGAGTTTAGCAGCGCGTGGTTACGATAAGGTTGGGCTGAGTGAGCAGGAGGCGGTTCACGTGCTTCCACGCGATGGAGCCATCGCACGGTCAGGAATCAGGAGGCTGCAGGCGTCGTGAGCCCCAGGGGGAATCCAATCATTTTCCATAATAATATAAGAGGTAAACTAAAAAATTCTCCAAATAATATGAGCAAACAAACATACATTCCAAATAGATAATAGATAGGCTCCTCAGCATCACATAAGGCACTTTTTTTTTGCAATCATCGTCGGCACAGGATAAACCACCGTCGGCACCGTCTCTgctgacggtcaccgtcggcgtctTCACGTCGGCACAGATCGCGTCGAGGGCGACGCGCTCACCATCGGCACAGGACGTCACCGTCGGCACACTcgtacgccgacggctggacggtggccATCAGCCGTACCACCGTCGGCGCAGCCGGCTCGCCGTGACCCAGCTCGCCGTTAACAGAccctctgtgccgacggtgtaacCGTCTGCACATACTCTTCTGTTTTTTTCCTAAAACTGGCGCCAACGCATCGCCGTTCAAACTGGAAAAATTGGCGCGAACCGGCAGCAGctatgccgacggtgtcaccgtcggcatagAGCCTGCCATTTGGCACAACAGAggccctgtgccgacggtgacaccgtcggcacagctgctgCCCAGTTTTTCTTAAATTTCCTGATTTTGCTCCATTTGCACAACAATTGCATATAAAATAGCAGGAAATATATGAATTGCACACATATAGCTCATATATCACAGATATAGCACAAATATGGCACCAAatcccaaatttagtacaaatatagcacacaagcaatacAGTACATATAATCATCCTACATAGATCATTCTACACATATAGCATGTGTCATGTAGCTAGTACAATGTAGCAACTATATATGGTGGTGTACTACCACCCGGAGGGTAGTACTGATCTAGCTCCTCGGTGGTGAAGCGAGGCCGCTGTACTTCGAtggtgctcggggaggtagaaccacgacgagagccaccggaagtAGAACCATGCCGAGGTCCGGCAGAAGCACCAGGAGAAatcggtcttccatttccattcatctgtcacttgagtcgaactaacacggccactgtacatccactcattatcagtccctgtgccgacggccgccgttgcgccgtgggctaccgtcggcacagtgtagacggcgccgtgacagtctaacggctgggcccgcctgtcagcgcgtgtaccgacggtcgtcgctgtgccgacggtgaccttcgggcgccaacttcctgtgccgacggtccggtttgcgccgacggtgaccgtcggtgtagccagcagtgtgccgacggccgacgtgcgccgacggtcagctccgtcgccggtcgacgagggcctctgtgccgacggccaaggccgtcggcacatgccgtCCCTCCCGTAGTGTATTTAAGTTCAGCAAGGTTATACACAAAGGAACCTGGAACGTGCGTCGCTACTACCCCTGAAGTTTGATTCTTGCACAGAGGGAGTATCAAGTAAGTTGGGCACCAGAATAAAATAACTTGCTGTCCCAATTACCCCCTTCTGAACTTTGATTCTTGTGGGTATGCGTGCATGAACAAGTTATTTATATCCAAGAAAACATCACAGTCAACTGTCGCGAGCCGTGACGACGGACAATTGATGAAAAAGCCGCCGTTACCACGGAAACGGCTTAACAAGTGCTCACTGGTCGCTGTCACTGTCCCCTATTCTGTTCAGAAACTCGCGAATACGTAGAACCTGGACTTTCTCAGCACTCGCCAACGGCCTCAAGTGAGACCAGCTTGCAATACAAGTATGCACTCCCCTTTGACACTGACAGCACGAGTGCGTGGATGACGAACTGGCCTGCGTCATTGCGTGAACAAGCGCTCTATTTTCCACTCGCCGTTGCCCCTATAAAATGGCTGCATCAGACGCACGCTCTGTCTGCGAGCGGTAACAACGGATCAGCTGATCAACCAACCATTCCACTCCCCACTTGAGCTCACACGGCACAGCAGCATACGAACACGTCGTCGCGAGGGAAGACATGGGCTCCTGCGTCTCGCGCTCGCCGGCGTCGGGGTCTGGGCGGGCGGTGGCCACTGCGAAGGTGGTCGGCCTGGACTGCTCCATGACGCAGTACGCGGCGCCCGTCACGGCGCGCGACGTACTGGTGGATGACAAGCATCGCAAAGGCGCGTCGGTCTTCCTGTGcagctccgacgagctccgcTTCGACGCGCCCCCGCGCGCGCTGGCGGACGAGGAGGCGCTGCAGCCCGGCTGGCTCTATTTCGTGCTCCCCGTCTCCATGCTCCGCCTGGCGCTCTCCGGACAAGAGATGGCCGCCCTCGCCGTCAGGGCCAGCTCCGCGCTCGCCGTCGTCAGTGGCGTCGCGTCCCCTCCGCGCCGCAAGATCGTGCCAGGAGCCAACGGCAAGACACGAAAGACGGCGCGGGTGGCGCCGCTCATTGTTGCCCCGAACAACGACGAGGACGCCGACCTAGCAGACAGTGGATCGAGTCCGCACACATAC encodes:
- the LOC124651225 gene encoding uncharacterized protein LOC124651225 produces the protein MGSCVSRSPASGSGRAVATAKVVGLDCSMTQYAAPVTARDVLVDDKHRKGASVFLCSSDELRFDAPPRALADEEALQPGWLYFVLPVSMLRLALSGQEMAALAVRASSALAVVSGVASPPRRKIVPGANGKTRKTARVAPLIVAPNNDEDADLADSGSSPHTYGKYGAAQKTVRGGADETAGKTRKRAGYRSRGARHLHRATDVQRLSAILEDGDF